GGGCTTCATTAACTCTTCCGTTTACATTGcacacattaaaaaaaaaatcaaaatcaatttcatGAAACTGATCAAAACCTCACTTCAACATACAATTCatcagtaaattttttttttccatatgaTATGTGTAATCCTTAAAATCAAGACTCACTTCCAAATCAGTGGTAATACCCCTTGGTTTGAGCCCGAATCAGATAACCAACAAAATACAAATCCAATATGATTCCATTCAATTCCCTAACCTTAAACTATTATGAGGATTGAATCTAACGAAATCTAAAGGAGAAGCACGGGGATTAGGGATTTAAACACAAACAAAAGGGTTAGGGtttcaaaaaggaaaaaattgcTATTGCAATCGCTTTTGTATCAGATGTAATTGAAAAATTAAATACACAGTACATACCTGTACCATGTGGATTTGATGAATTCATGTCCACCGGTATCTGATTCTGCAAACTTGCACATGAAGATGGTGAAACAGAAAATGAAGACAGAATTTGGAGAAGAGATACAGGATATATAAGCTAACCTAACTCATCTGTAATTGCCGATCATTctgataaagaaaaaagaaaactcatcTCAACACCATACCTGTATAACCTAACCTAACCAGGGATAATGAACTGACCCGACCAAGGAGGGCAGGTTAGACAAAAAACGGGTTTGGTTAATTCACCTGGTCGAGCGAGTCCAACTCGCACATTGTTGCCTTTTTCTTGAATTCGCCCCTGGCCGCACCTTTCCACGGAATAGTCAATTTGTGTGACCTCGGCTCTTTTTTGATCTCAAAGCTTTAAACCCGTAGAGATATATTATATCTTTACTCAAAAAGCTTTAAACTCTTAGGGATAGATTATATAATGGTTCTTCAAGCACTTTTAGTGAGAATCCGTTGAACAATATGAAGTTCTTGAAACCTAATCCCCCTGATCTTTTTAGGTTTGCACATAGTATCACCATCTTGCAGTTCTAGAATAATGTGCTGTGCCGGTAGTGGATACCACATTGAGACCTGGGGTTAGAGTTCTTCAAAGAAGATCAATTTGGTTTTCTCATTACTCAAGAAATGTAGAGAGAAATTAAATGAATATCTCTAAAAATTGGTTTAAGATTCCCAAAATCAAATGTCAAATGTAAAATCGACTTACTAAAAACTCTATTAATTTGTTCTTAAAAAATCTTAATACAAACACAGACTCAAGGACCACGTTGTCCACCAACCACCTCAGTTGGGTTCCCCCTcatgtctttttcttcttttgaatatATAGCAAAAGGGAGTTAGCTACAGATGGCTAACTATACCAAAAGGACTCAGAAAAGAAAGACCCTAAAAAAAAAGTTCAAACCTTTACAGATGGAACGGGGAAGTAGATCAAAAGTCGATAAAGCAACAAAAAGAGAAAGAAGGGCCATTACGAGTATTGCAAATAAGATTTGTGAGTTGATTAACAAGCACATCCTCCACCCTGGGGTTGTGACTGGTTATTGCTTGCATTAGTTGACTTCAAGTTCACATCAACCATGTCTTCGTTTTTTGTTGAAGAAAGAGTTTCCATTCCTGGCAATGCAGCTGCAATCTTCCTAAAAAGAGCCTGCGGTACAAAGAATTCAAAACTAAGATTCGCAGACAAAAACTGTGGATTTAAGCTGTCCAACACAGTGGCGCAACATAGATTTGTTATTGTGGACTTCTTCTCACCCATGTAACATGTTAGTTAGTCAAAATACTAGTATACCCCTTTCATTGTGCACCACATGAATTACGTATCCTGTTTTAGGGTAATCTATTGCAATTTTCCTTTCTGGTATCaggatatttgtgactactttgaaAGAAGAACAAGTTTGAAGCTTAGGGTCTACCTTTATGTTAAAGCCAGCTTTAGCACTGGTTTCGATAAACATAACATTGAGCTCACGAGCTTTAGCCTCTCCTTCCTCTATTGAGACTTGCCTGTATTACCATCCGTGTAAGATATCAGACATGACCAGAGTCGTCCCTTTGATTGGGTGAGCAATCCAATGGCGTTTTTAAACGTCAAGGAAAATATAACCAAGTTCAATGAATATAAGGTATCACTATTGATTGTTTGAACACGTTCTAGCTATAGTGAGTTCTCTTAACCAAATTCTCCTGAAGCCATGGGCAATCAACTTAACGAATAAACAAAGCAGTAAGCTCGGCATTACCTTTTGTCCACAAGATCTGTCTTGTTTCCAACAAGGACAATAATAACATCACTACCACGCTCAGTTCGAACCTCCTCAATCCACTTTGAAGTGTTTAGGAAAGACTGCCGGCCTAATTGAGAAAAGAAAGAAATTAGGAAAGGCAAACCCTCATTTCATGAAGTTTTAGCACCAATTCATTTCACAATTCCCAAACTGCAGTCTTGGAAAAATGAAACCATGCTAACCGTTGCTCTTTCGTAAACTAGATGTGAACAGAAGTCTTGTTTAAAGCAAAACTTATGAGAAGAAAATAGAAGAACTCCTTACTTGCAACATCATAAACAATGACGGCAACAGAGGAATCCCTGAT
The nucleotide sequence above comes from Papaver somniferum cultivar HN1 chromosome 8, ASM357369v1, whole genome shotgun sequence. Encoded proteins:
- the LOC113302098 gene encoding ras-related protein RABH1b; its protein translation is MAPVSALAKYKLVFLGDQSVGKTSIITRFMYDKFDNTYQATIGIDFLSKTMYLEDRTVRLQLWDTAGQERFRSLIPSYIRDSSVAVIVYDVASRQSFLNTSKWIEEVRTERGSDVIIVLVGNKTDLVDKRQVSIEEGEAKARELNVMFIETSAKAGFNIKALFRKIAAALPGMETLSSTKNEDMVDVNLKSTNASNNQSQPQGGGCAC